Below is a window of Camelina sativa cultivar DH55 chromosome 11, Cs, whole genome shotgun sequence DNA.
ttaattagttttttctcCCCCTCTTAATCAATGTTTTCACGCCCGGCCTGGACCGGCCGGTCCAACCGGTTGACCTACGATCCGGAGACTTTACCGGTTTGGGTATAATGCTAATAACTGATAGTAATAAAACCggcaaaacccagaaaaaaccGTTATTAACCTGCGATTCAGTGAACCGGTTGATCCGATCGGTTAGCggttcaaaaaaatctacttgatttttgaaaaaatgtataGAGATTCACAGTTTTAATTACTTTTAGAATCTTTTATTCGTTTAAAGCTTAGACGGTAACACATGACTCAAGAGTGACAACTCTCGTCTTCAATTTCTTTGTCATCTCTCGAATTTTGCGTAAGAACAGttggttatttttgaaaaagtttaattagtgttctttattttttatttggatttaaaaattttaatcattttattattattataaaactttatactTTGTTAAAcatgatattttttataatattattaaaatatttattttatataaatatattaaatatattttactcaaTTAACCCGTGATCAAACTCGGTTGGCTCAGTGACCCGAGAGCTAGGTTCACAATCCGCGTCAGATTTCAAAACATTGCTCTTAATCCAATCTACCTGATATTATTACTACTCTAAAGTCTAAAGTGAAAATTAactaataaagcaaaaaaaataaagatataatttttattatccccaaacacaaaataaagatTCGATTCATCTTCTTGCAGCTTCGAATTCTACGCACCAAAGCCACggcttttctctctttgtcgtTTTCTCATACATTCGTCTCTTTTCATAGGATCaatctcaaatcaaaatctatacTTTCTCTGTTTTGCATTCTCGTTtccgaggaggaggaagaaaaagtATCTCGATCTATTGGATCTGAAAAACTACTGAGAAGTTTTGGTCTTTTGGGTTGACTTGACTTGTGGTAGTAGACTCGTGGGGGTGAGTCGTCGTGTCTTGAGATGGAGGATGTCCCATGTTTAGTAACtctttgagagttttttttcttgtttagggTTCGATAGATTTCGTAAGTAGAAGAAATATACACACGAGAATGTCGTTGAAGCATcatagaggaggaggaggattagaGCTCTCTGCTTCAAAGAGTTTTGTTTCCAAGAAATGGACTTTATTTCTCTGTATCGGTTTCTTCTGCGCGGGAATCCTCTTCTCCGACAGGTAAAACCAAAAACAGCTGCTCTGTATTTCGTTTCCTCTGTTTTACAAGATCATTTGGGACTGTCGGTGGGATAAATTTTCTCCCAGATTTGTAAATCTAACGacttttttttgagaatttatgCTGTAAAAGTTTTGTATATCTATTAATAAGGAAATATATATTCGGGGAAATGTGTTTTAAGGTTTCCTGTTTCAATGCATTTATAGACAAAATTACAAAAGttatattctttatatatacttGAGATGCATTTGTAGTTCATGAAAGagtcaaaaatcaaatctttgtgCTACATTTTCGTCTGAATGTCACAAGCTGTTGTGATCCCATAATTGTGCTCTAATCTGACTGTGTATGTTGTTGATAGAATGTGGCCAGAGCCTGAAGCCAATCTTGTATCAAGGGACACAGTAGCGTCAGATGAACGGATGCGGTTAGAGTCAGAGGACTGTGATTCATCAAAAGTAAGTTTTCTACTCTAAGGTGAATTTATTATACTCATGGATTTTAGAGCAATTCTTGATTCCTAAGTTGCTTATCAGAAGGGTTTGAAGCGTGAATCAAAAGACATCCTTGGAGAAGTTTACAAGAGTCCAGATGCCATTCAgtaagttaaatatatatatgatatggaACTTACTTAAgctgttcatatttttttaatcttgatttcGCGTTaagctttttggtttttgcttgtATGGTGTTATGCAGAACGCTTGATAAAACGATTTCAAATCTAGAAACAGATTTGGCAGCTGCAAGAGCTGCACAAGAATCCATCGTGAATGGTTCACCCGTTTCTGATGATTTTAAGCTCCCTGAAACTGTTACCAAAAGAAAGTATCTCATGGTTGTTGGGGTCAATACCGCGTTTAGCAGCAGGAAGCGCAGGGATTCAGTTCGCGCTACTTGGATGCCTCCCGGTATGTTCATCTAAGCAGCGGTTTTTTCAGCCTTATGTATAATGTTTGGGACTGAACATACGTCTTGTTTAGGTGAGGATAGAAAGAAGCTCGAGGAAGAGAAAGGGATCGTGATGCGGTTTGTAATAGGTCATAGGTAAAACTTCTACTAAGAATTGTTTGCGTGGCtgattcatgtatatatatttcctgATCGAGTGTTTCTTGTGAGCAGTGCCACTCCCGGTGGAATTCTTGATAGAGCGATTCAAGCTGAAGAAAGTAAACATGGAGACTTCTTGAGGCTGGTAAGAGTTTTGCTGGTCATGTTTCTTATGGAGTTATACTTGTTGTGGACAGGTTCAGGGCATATATATTTTATCGATATCCCGGCTTTCCTTTTTTAAAGTCTTAAGTTTGTTTGGGCAGGATCATGTTGAAGGTTATCTCGAGCTGTCAGCAAAGACTAAAACTTACTTTACCACTGCTTTTGCATTGTGGGATGCAGACTTCTATGTGAAAGTCGATGATGATGTGCATGTAAATATAGGTGAATATAACCCTTCTTACTCTTTTCTGAACTGTTATGTTTTCTTGTCATCTCAAGTTTGCGCCTTTGCTCACTTATATTTACGGATATTTCTGCAGCCACGCTCGGAGCAGAATTAGCGAGGTACCGGATGAAGCCCCGAGTCTATATTGGTTGCATGAAATCTGGACCTGTTCTTGCTCAGAAGTAAGTTTCATTCACCTTTTAAGAGACCACttctcattttcaatttttgtctCACTTTCATTTCTCTCTGAAATTTCCGTTGTTTCCATTGTTAGAGGAGTGAGATATCATGAACCCGAGTACTGGAAATTTGGAGAAGAGGGTAACAAATACTTCCGCCATGCCACGGGTCAGCTCTACGCAATTTCAAGGGAATTAGCGTCTTACATATCGATAAACCAGTGAGTTTTTCCCCACAAGCTAATTTTCTTTATGTGTATATGCTCATACGTTGACTGTGTGTTAACCAACGACAAATTTGTGTATACAGAAACGTACTTCACAAGTACGTGAATGAGGATGTCTCTTTAGGATCATGGTTTCTTGGATTGGATGTGGAGCATGTAGATGACCGTAGGCTATGTTGTGGCACAACAGGTAATAATTTCAAGTTCCCTTAACTATTTCCAAGTATGAAAGTTTGATCAACTCAGATGTTGATCAAATGAGAAACTGCAGATTGTGAGTGGAAGGCTCAGGCGGGCAACATCTGTGTTGCCTCGTTCGATTGGAGCTGCAGTGGGATTTGTAGATCAGCGGATCGGATGAAGGATGTTCATCGGAGGTGTGGAGAAGGCCCAAATGCTCTCTTGGCTGCATCTTTctgaataaaataacaaaagaaacacattGAGGAAGAAGAGTCCAGAGACAAATCGGCTTTTGACACTTTGTAGTATAGACACACATCCCAAACTGCTCAACACCctctctatatatgtatgtatgtatgtatcttGTGAACTGAGATGAGAAGGGTGCTTTTTGCCCTCCTTTCTTGTTTCTGTATGATTTTTTCATCTCTCTGAAGGTCTGGAGTCCTTTGCACACAGAAAATGCAGACCTCACGAGCGCACCTTCAGAGTCGTTGCACACACCTTCAGAGTCGTTGCACTGAGGCGTATTCTCTGCCTTCGTGCTTAAAATATCCAAGTTTTgagcttctcttcttcattttctttatggattttgcttcttttgttcATTTTGTCTTATGCCATGATTATGGTGAAGCAATAGCTgtacttgtgtgtgtgtgtgtgtaatatTAGGAACACAAAACTTATTCAATAAAAGATTAGATCATATGGCTTCATtgtctcttttaattttgtccGTCTATGCCGATGGTTGCACTGTCTACATGTTTTAATTCTAGATGGCATAGACCAATTACAAACAACAATATTGAATAGAACATATATTCAAATCAACTGCACATTTTTCTTTAGTCAAAATTGTACAACTTACTTCATAGTTCATACATAGGTTCCATACTTTAAGAAAATTGTgccaataaaataaattaaaaattaaacgaATGATAGCTGGACACGTGTCTATCACAGTACAAAGCCTTTTACGAACTTTTGCCATATTCCGGTGACTTGCTCAAAAGTCATATGCGTTTCCCGATCTTCTCGATTCTCCAAATCCAAACCCTAACTTCTTGATTCGTTGTTCTGGGTTTCCCCATCCTTGCGGTTAGATTTTGTCTGACTCTTtctcaatttatttttgttttctgtagcGAGAAATATCTGAATCAGggggaaaaaaatatgaatctgAGTtcggttttttaaaaaaactttttttgtttgtaaaggTTCTTCATTTAGGTGACAAAACTATAGATGAGGATTAAATATCCATcctttttgtaatctttttccATTTGCTGATGATTTTTCCCGACTTGGGTTGTTGAGGATTAAAACAGAAGATTTGGTACCAATGATGTTGCGTTCTGTTATAAGGAGAGCTGCCACTAAAGGCTCTTCTCCTTCGGTTagtgctcttttttttttttttttttttttttttttNTATCTCGTTTGGTGGTAATATTGATCGGTTCTATCCAAATGTGACAactttttatctctctctatattgTATCAGTTATTCGGAAAATCACTGCAATCTTCTTCTCGTGTTGCGGCATCTTCTCCAAGCTTGCTAACAGGTTCAGACACAGGGGTACGTTTTGTTTTTCCATATTTTCTGATCCCAAATTGAGTTGATATTATATGGTTTTGAAATTTATGATCAAACTTATTACTAAAGTCGGTGTTATGTGATCTTGAATCGTATGATCAGATTTCTATGTATTCTGACTTCTTTTAAGTACCTTCAAACTTTAATCGAAAGCTGTATTTTTCTATGAATAATCTAATAAAGTTTCATTTGAATTATATGTGAGAATCTGAACAGACATTACTGCATCGTGGAACTCATGCTCATAGCTTTCATAACCTTGCTTTCTCAGGTATTTCATAGTACAACTTTTTAATGTGACTTTGGGGTTCTAGCTTCTTAagatttattagtttttttgtttgcatccCACTAGCAGGGAACTCAGGCTTCTCGAGGTTATCGAGCTCAGGTTCCTCTACCCTGCAAAGATGGGTCAAGCCTTTTTCATCTGAAAGTGGTATGAATGTTCTACCTgagctctttctctctttcactttAGGTACTAGGTCTGCCATATTTGGGAGGTACTAGATTTTCCATATTTGGAACCTATGATTGCGTAGAAGAAATTCAGGAGCTCACAGTTGTTCTGATATATATTCTTATGAAACTTCTGTCTTAAATCTCCTGTTAGTGTAGCTTTCATTGGATTTGTAGGGTTTTTTCACACGCTTTCTTGTTAATGTTACTGAAGGAGATACCGTGGAAGCTGTTGTGCCGCATATGGGGGAATCTATCACCGATGGCACCTTAGCAAACTTTCTTAAGAGTAAGTTTCTCGTTTGCATTGTCTTTTCTGGTTCTTTCTGatgtgtaaatatatatctaaaagttCTTTGGGTGGCTCATCTGATGTTTAACTTTCAGAACCTGGTGAGAGAGTTGAGGCTGATGAGGCTATTGCACAAATTGAAACTGATAAGGTAtcaatatttttacttttttcttctttatctaAAGACATTTTGTAGATTATGGGTTAACTTCTTCAAATACTATTATTTGATTCATCTTTCTGCATTAGGTGACAATAGATATTGCTAGCCCCGCAAGTGGTGTGATTCAAGAGGTAAGCATGTTTGCTATGTGTGTTGTGTATTGTGTTCATTCGTTACTGTTGTCCTCTTTCTGGTGTCTATGGTTAACTACATTGAGTAaacttgtttgatttggtctTTTAATGCAGTTTCTAGTCAAGGAAGGAGATACTGTAGAACCAGGAACCAAGGTCGCTATTATTTCAAAGTCTGAGGCTGTATCTCATGATGCCCCCTCTCAGAAGGTAGCAGAGACCTCTGAGCCTAAACCTTCTCCTCCTGCTGAAGATAAGCCGAAGCCCAAAGTGGAAAGTGCTCCTGTCGCAGATAAACCCAAAGCACCGTCCTCGCCACCACCACCTAAACAGTCTGCTAAAGAACCCCAGCTTCCTCCTAAGGAAAGAGAAAGACGGGTATGCAAAATCTCTCATTCAATCTTACTTCTGTTTTTCATTCTTTAAATGACTGTGGTCAGAGGTTAATATAAAGTTGGATTTGTTCCgtaattaaaagttttacaGTAACATGATTGGTGAATGACATCAAAAACAACACTGCAGGTTCCAATGACAAGACTTCGGAAACGGGTTGCAACTAGATTGAAAGACTCTCAAAATACTTTCGCATTGCTGACAACTTTCAATGAAGTTGATATGTGAGTAACAGCTAAGACCCACCATGTTGATATGTCTATACAGTTATGCGAGTACTTTTGGTGCTCTGAATTACACTAGTCAGTTTGATGCTGTTTGCTAACTATGGAGCTCCTTTCTTCGTGTAGGACAAATTTGATGAAGCTCCGATCCCAATACAAGGATGCGTTTTATGAAAAACATGGAGTAAAATTGGGGCTTATGTCTGGCTTCATTAAAGTATGCATTACTAACTTTTTCTCGATATGATTTATACAATGCCAGAGTCAAAtagtaacaaacaaataatgCAAATTCTTTGTTATCTGTCTCAGGCTGCCGTTAGCGCCCTCCAGCATCAACCAGTTGTAAATGCAGTTATCGACGGGGATGATATCATATACAGAGACTATGTTGATATCAGTATCGCTGTTGGTACCTCTAAGGTTAGGTCACATTCTCTAGGGATCATTGGTTTGTGCTAAATTGCATCCTTCTTGCAATCATGTATGTGAGGCTGAAATTTTCTTCTTGTGGTCTCTATTCCAGGGACTTGTAGTACCAGTCATAAGAGGTGCTGATAAAATGAACTTTGCCGAGATAGAGAAAACTATAAACTCGCTTGCCAAGAAGGCAAATGAAGGAACTATATCGATAGATGAGATGGCTGGAGGATCATTCACCGTTTCAAATGGTGGTGTCTATGGAAGTCTCATAAGCACTCCAATCATTAACCCTCCTCAGGTTTAATTACAGTTCCTCTCTCTCACCGGGTCTCTATCAGGAACAAGTTTATTTAACTAAAAGCAACTTGCGGTTTTGCAGTCTGCTATTCTTGGTATGCACTCGATTGTGTCACGTCCAATGGTGGTAGGAGGAAGCGTAGTGCCAAGACCAATGATGTACGTCGCACTTACTTATGATCACAGGCTGATTGATGGGAGAGAGGCTGTATACTTCCTGCGCCGTGTCAAGGATGTTGTGGAGGATCCACAAAGGCTTCTTCTTGACATATGAAAAAAGTCGGTTCTGAGGAGCCAGAAAGTGTCTGGCTTTTTGCCAGTTATAGACCTGCAGTGTCTTTAAAACGTTTGGGGGTTAACaacaatttttctcttttaagtttCTTTACAGTTCCTGGGGGGTATTGCCCGATAGGGGAGAATAGGCCTCAGTGTCTAAGTTCTTACTTGTTACAGAGTTTGATACacatatgttaattttgattgaataaaatcaaataaaataccCTTTTCTTCGACTTGAATGATCTTTTATGACTCAAAACATACCAATagatttcttcattttttctaGACGAGAGAAAATTTTGTATGCTTTCTTTCCTTCACTAATAGAAATGAACATTTTACACGAGAGAActgaaaagtatatattttcgaAAACTTGTATGCTTTCTTACTGTCAaggaaataaaacataaaatccaTATACTATCTTGAAAAGAAATTATCATGGTCTCgacaaaaagaaatcaactaTAAGAGAAAATCACTCAGATCTGCTAGAGCTCCGATGGTTCCGACTTATTTGGCTTATTGAAGGTAAAGATTTGAACTTCCTGTTGAATGTGacatgaataatggtaacacgTAGACCAAAAATTCTCAGATCCTGACTTCTATGCCCTCCTCTTGTAAGTGCTCTTTCACAGCTTGGATTGGTACCTTCATACAAACGGTAGAATAATAGTGTTACCAGACGAGGTGTAAGATTTAGCTAAGGGTTTTAACAAGAGTAAAATAGGTTACCTCTTTTCGGTGGAAAATGCCGGCAGCAAGCGCAGCAAATGCGTTTGTCTTCTCAAACACCTCAGAGAAGTGTCCGGGAGTGCCTGCTCCACTGCTTGCGATCACCGGTATTCCTACTGAATCTGAGATTAACTTTACTAAGTCTATATCAAATCCTTTTCCTTGACCTGAAACTCGGAAAGAAGGAAGGTATCATAAGGAGAGAATTATATAGCATACAATGATCTTAACTCCTCAACCAAAAAGGTTTTAAAgtggttgtgtgtgtttttttttctttcatggtTCGTATTCACATATTCAGATATGAAACCAAGTAAAAGTTTCGAAGGACATTTCGAGTGTACTTACCATCACAGTCTATGCAGTTCAATAGAATTTCACCAGCACCTAATTCCTCAACCGCTTTAGCAAGCTCATACGCTCCAATAGGCCGACCTTCTCGTCCTCCACTGACCTTTTAGTTGAGAACCAGTAGTCAAGGAATGAGGCAAATCAATAATATAGTGCGAAGGGTGGCAGGAATTTTACCGTGCACTGATACCACGCATACTCTTCCCCATTAGGGCCTAACACCAACAAGATTAAATCCAGGTTATTCCATTTGTATGCAAACTTATGGAGAAACTATATTCAATGCGACTGCGTTCTTAGTATAGTTCAAGGAAACGACAAAAAGCTCAAATAAGATTGATGCAAGATGAACCATATCATGTCCTTCAGGAAACTAGAGGTTTGGTTTTCATAGCAATAAGAATATTTGCCTTGGACTTTTAATGCATGAGAACGCTCAAACTAGTGCATGATATAAATAAACCAGCCTACATCATATTCGTTTAGAGGTGATAACACCAGCATACCTGGGTTAGTCACTCTGATGACTTTGTATGGCACATCATCAGGATGGTTCACATAAACTCTACGAGGGTCTATACTTACAACCACTGcctgtgaaaacaaaaactcttaTCAAGTATGATTAAGTGAAAAGCTGCTGCCGACTTCACACAAAATTAGAGGATATAAGAAACAGTCAAAAATATGTTAACTGTTTACTCCATCTGTAACTAAGATATTGATGTCCTTCTTAAAGCAACTAGCATCCTTTAATTTTTGCAAGCTGGGGtttaagtaaaaaagaaagCCAATTGTTCGGGACTGGGTAACAATTACTTGATTTCCATAAACTCTGGATATTTGTTCTAAACTGCTATTCCCTGTTTTCAcctacaagaaaacaggaaaAGGGGATTAAATGTCCCGTCAGTTATAGATACTATCATGAACAAGAACTTCGATAAATTAGACAGGCGAGTACAAGCTTACTCCTGATTTCACAAACTCCTCTGCAGCATAAACAGCGTCACTTCCTATGGAGATCTTATCAGCACCGGATCTGAAATACTCAGCAGCAACTTCCAAGCTTGAATAGTACCTGACCCATTGTAACTTGATATTATATTGAGTAGAGGATAGAAATGGCAACATCcttgcaggaaaaaaaaaggaaagaacgAGCATAATCCCTGCACAAAAATGTTCACAGAAACAAGCTGAAAAGTTTATCATGTACCTGCCGCTAGCATCTGTAAAATCTCTAATACCACCTCCAACAGTTAGTGGTACAAAGACATTCTTTGACGTGTGCCTCAACACCTATAAAGCATGGAAGTGATATAAATCGGAGATAGAAAGAAAACGGTGCGGAAGTAATACTTCAATCCtgacgagagaaaaaaaactaggtACCTGTATCATTGGCAAATCCCCTAGCGGAAAGTCGCGGAATCCAGTTATGTTTAAAAAGCTAATCTACAAACCACAAGCAGCATGTTTAAGTGCCAAATCAAATCTAAATTAAGAGTCTTGGAGCTATTAACCTGTTATTGCGACACGAACATATACAGTACTGTTAAAGCATACCTCATCTGCACCATCTTTGTAATACTGCCCTGCTAAATCGACAGGTTTGCCAAGGTTTCGAACCTGCGcaagaaaagtttataaatCCAGAGCTTATTGTTTCCGATGAGAATAACTAGTGAAATCGAAAATTCTCAGGTAAGATATGGACGTATCGAGTACATTCAGATACCAACAGTGTTTCATTTTTTCACAAAGAACAGTAGAACACAGCTCAAAATAAGACATTGAAACAACAATTTTCACAGACCTCGTTTTCATTAGATTGCTCTCTCACATCATATTGGTCCCCTTTAGTTACTACAAGATCTCCTTTATCATTACTCCTGACATCAAGACAAGCAATCacctaaagaaaaaagaatagttAGAAAAACTGCCTACCATAATAGTTAAGAGCAATTGTGGAGGAGACAGACATCCGGTAATAATATTAAAAGCTTATTACCCTCTTTGCAAGTTTTGAAGCCTTCCCTTCCATTGGCTTCTGTCTTCAAGTGAAATGTGGTTTCCATTAGACACCAAAAAATTAGGAACCTTGTACATGTAAGGTTAGAGTGAAAGCTACCTTTGTCGCTGGTAAATTTGGATGCAAGAACCTATTTAAAACAGAAAGCCCCACCTCTGAAAATTTCCAGATTCAGAATTAGTACAAGACtacatatgaaaataaactCTGAATAAGAGATGAAGTAAACTAGACGAAACTTTCATACCCCCGCTCTTCTCGGGATGGAATTGGACTGCATGCACATTTCCCCTTCTAATGGAAGATATAAAGGAATCACCATAGTTGCACGTAGACGAAATCCATTCCTTGTTTTCATTTGACTACAACAATTACAGAACTGAAGTTTCAGAATACACGCAAAAGAAGTGCAAGACAAAGGTCCGTAAATAAAAAtgacagaagaaaaaaagagacaagaTTATTATCCATACCGGAATGGCGCGGTACGAATGAACAAAATATACATGACGATTTCCCACATCATCCAAAATTTCAGAATCCTTGCCCACTTGCAAAGCATTCCAGCCAATGTGGGGTACTCTTATACCAGCAGAAGAATCAAAGCGTCCAACAATTCCCGGTATCAAACCAAGACCTTTGACTAACACAAATATACAGATGCTTAAGTAGAAAATACACCACAAAAATACATGATACCATAAAGTAGATCATATTGAATGTACTGACGGAAAGattctagaatatatataatatgaagtGGAGCAATGGAGGTAAACCTGGTCCATTCTCCTCACTAGACTCGAAAAGTAGTTGTAGCCCAAGACATATGCCTAGAAATGGACGGTCATTCTCAATATATGTGCACAATGCTTCAGCCATCCTGAATCAAAGAACCGAGAAAATCGCATATAAAGAACAAGACAAAACATGATCAACTAAAAGCTATGAACATCTCAGAATACAAAGCACTTTAAACGATTTAAGCATGAGATGTGGTTACAGATTTGTTACATAAGAAGACCTCATACCTTGGGCTACTTAACAAAGAAAACTACTTCGTGGTAATTGATACACAATCAATGTAAAGAGAAATCCACAGAGCTTAGTAATACGTACCCGGTTTTGTTAAGTACATCCATGGCGGGTGCAAAAGCTCCAACACCAGGAAATATGAGTCGATCAGCATTCAAAATGTCACCTGGCGTTTGAACCTAACATTTACAAAGTTGATATCAGTCTTTGCCTAACGACGCTTTTACAAGATCACTACATTCCCCAATCATTGACTACATTTCCCAGGATTGAAAAATGAGAAACaatggaaataaaaattagattaaaaaaaaaaaacccttacgTCTTTGATGGTGAACCCGAGATGGCGAAGAGCATTGCGGATGCTCCGAACATTCCCAGCTCCGTAGTCAAGCAAAGTCACAACTACTCACCACagagacaaataaaataattatataaaaaaataataataaaaaaaaaacaaatcgaatGGAGTATAACAGGaataaacaatagaaaataCCAGAGTCGGAGGAAGAAGATGCACGGACGGAGAGGCTTCTCGGATACTTGAATTTGCCAAGATTCTTCCGGGAGAGGAACAAAGAAGTCGGAGAAGAAACGCGAATCGACGAAGAAGGGGAATAGGAGGAAAGGTTTTGTCTGGAAGAGATAACTGAGGAGAATGGCGCCGCCGTAGCCTCCATTGCTATCATCAAACTCACTCACTGCGAAGGAAGCTCTCTTCGATTGCTATTTCAAAAGGTTGTCCCTTCCGTCCACACTGGTCAACACTAACCCACTCTATTTACGACGTcgtttcaaatatattaaaggGGCTTTCACTTCGATTTATAAACTTCGTTAACAGATATAATGGGCCTGGGCTTCACTTCACTCGACATCTCTAGCTTGCTAAAATAATGAAGGTACACGTACCAAATACAAAGAGTGAAATACTTAAATACAAGTTATTAGATTAAGACCGAGCACcgattgaaattcatttttttcctattgtaattttcatataaaatataaaatataatttatttgattgtttttaaaagttttttagtaaaatattatacaataaaattatatgcaataaaattatatgctaaatataatggcttgaaaaaagacatatattttgtatgttttatattgttaatgattataGATAAGTACTCGTGCTATAacaatgattaaattttattttatacaaaattttgtatattttatattttaaaataaaattttaatatgttgtattaggttatatatgtgaagttatttcaacaatgtatattcaacatcatgacttgaatgtcattataagacataattttgtaaatttaatttttaaaaagcgagttattatattatgagtaatttaatatattgttatactttttgttttaatatacttggtttcttgaaattctttcatatcattgacattgctataataaatcaatttagagtgtttatagtttctaacttttatatcaagtgtcaatatattaaaaatatttcaaaataaattatttaaagtttattatattatattaaattataaaattcaacaaaaatatatgaaattaaatttaaatattcaaaatttgatCCGTTActcaataaaaattttaattcaatagatattatttttacagAATAATACTagtaaaatttgaatattttatatattgaatttgtttttaaaaattcaacttatggtatatccgaaaataaaactattttttaattataataaataatatgataatttatttgtttcacaaaatagactcatatataaaaatgagaggtgaagtataatgataattaagaaattaatatgttaagttagatatcaaaagattttatttgatgaataatttaataaaaaaaattaatatgataagttagatgatatgattctttagaatattatctttaagattttcggtataacctatttgtaatcaacttattaaaattatatagtctacaaaacaatgttgtgtacttccattttattataaaggggattctatattttcatataatatattacatacatACATGACATAGTAGTACATATTTAAGAGCCactagaaacaacaacaaaaataaaata
It encodes the following:
- the LOC104722241 gene encoding dihydrolipoyllysine-residue succinyltransferase component of 2-oxoglutarate dehydrogenase complex 2, mitochondrial isoform X2; this translates as MMLRSVIRRAATKGSSPSLFGKSLQSSSRVAASSPSLLTGSDTGTLLHRGTHAHSFHNLAFSGNSGFSRLSSSGSSTLQRWVKPFSSESGDTVEAVVPHMGESITDGTLANFLKKPGERVEADEAIAQIETDKVTIDIASPASGVIQEFLVKEGDTVEPGTKVAIISKSEAVSHDAPSQKVAETSEPKPSPPAEDKPKPKVESAPVADKPKAPSSPPPPKQSAKEPQLPPKERERRVPMTRLRKRVATRLKDSQNTFALLTTFNEVDMTNLMKLRSQYKDAFYEKHGVKLGLMSGFIKAAVSALQHQPVVNAVIDGDDIIYRDYVDISIAVGTSKGLVVPVIRGADKMNFAEIEKTINSLAKKANEGTISIDEMAGGSFTVSNGGVYGSLISTPIINPPQSAILGMHSIVSRPMVVGGSVVPRPMMYVALTYDHRLIDGREAVYFLRRVKDVVEDPQRLLLDI
- the LOC104722241 gene encoding dihydrolipoyllysine-residue succinyltransferase component of 2-oxoglutarate dehydrogenase complex 2, mitochondrial isoform X1; translation: MMLRSVIRRAATKGSSPSLFGKSLQSSSRVAASSPSLLTGSDTGTLLHRGTHAHSFHNLAFSAGNSGFSRLSSSGSSTLQRWVKPFSSESGDTVEAVVPHMGESITDGTLANFLKKPGERVEADEAIAQIETDKVTIDIASPASGVIQEFLVKEGDTVEPGTKVAIISKSEAVSHDAPSQKVAETSEPKPSPPAEDKPKPKVESAPVADKPKAPSSPPPPKQSAKEPQLPPKERERRVPMTRLRKRVATRLKDSQNTFALLTTFNEVDMTNLMKLRSQYKDAFYEKHGVKLGLMSGFIKAAVSALQHQPVVNAVIDGDDIIYRDYVDISIAVGTSKGLVVPVIRGADKMNFAEIEKTINSLAKKANEGTISIDEMAGGSFTVSNGGVYGSLISTPIINPPQSAILGMHSIVSRPMVVGGSVVPRPMMYVALTYDHRLIDGREAVYFLRRVKDVVEDPQRLLLDI
- the LOC104722239 gene encoding probable beta-1,3-galactosyltransferase 4 isoform X2 — protein: MSLKHHRGGGGLELSASKSFVSKKWTLFLCIGFFCAGILFSDRMWPEPEANLVSRDTVASDERMRLESEDCDSSKGLKRESKDILGEVYKSPDAIQTLDKTISNLETDLAAARAAQESIVNGSPVSDDFKLPETVTKRKYLMVVGVNTAFSSRKRRDSVRATWMPPGEDRKKLEEEKGIVMRFVIGHSATPGGILDRAIQAEESKHGDFLRLDHVEGYLELSAKTKTYFTTAFALWDADFYVKVDDDVHVNIATLGAELARYRMKPRVYIGCMKSGPVLAQKGVRYHEPEYWKFGEEGNKYFRHATGQLYAISRELASYISINQNVLHKYVNEDVSLGSWFLGLDVEHVDDRRLCCGTTDCEWKAQAGNICVASFDWSCSGICRSADRMKDVHRRCGEGPNALLAASF
- the LOC104722239 gene encoding probable beta-1,3-galactosyltransferase 4 isoform X1, whose product is MSLKHHRGGGGLELSASKSFVSKKWTLFLCIGFFCAGILFSDRMWPEPEANLVSRDTVASDERMRLESEDCDSSKKGLKRESKDILGEVYKSPDAIQTLDKTISNLETDLAAARAAQESIVNGSPVSDDFKLPETVTKRKYLMVVGVNTAFSSRKRRDSVRATWMPPGEDRKKLEEEKGIVMRFVIGHSATPGGILDRAIQAEESKHGDFLRLDHVEGYLELSAKTKTYFTTAFALWDADFYVKVDDDVHVNIATLGAELARYRMKPRVYIGCMKSGPVLAQKGVRYHEPEYWKFGEEGNKYFRHATGQLYAISRELASYISINQNVLHKYVNEDVSLGSWFLGLDVEHVDDRRLCCGTTDCEWKAQAGNICVASFDWSCSGICRSADRMKDVHRRCGEGPNALLAASF